A single genomic interval of Halorubrum aethiopicum harbors:
- a CDS encoding PIN domain-containing protein — MPRALVDTTVLFAAAYRRDGAHDDALPILRGIDTADLPEAVILDYVLAETLNGLTTHAGHDAAVDFLDRVEENTRLHVDSLTADAFATAKGLFRQHERFSFVDACVVAYMRLEGLGYLYAFDDDFDAAEDVYRLDVATDPYQPE, encoded by the coding sequence ATGCCGCGCGCGCTCGTCGACACGACCGTTCTCTTCGCGGCGGCGTACCGCCGCGACGGCGCACACGATGACGCCCTCCCGATCCTCAGGGGGATCGATACCGCCGACCTGCCGGAGGCGGTGATCCTGGATTACGTGCTCGCGGAGACGCTCAACGGGCTGACGACGCACGCGGGCCACGACGCTGCCGTCGACTTTCTCGACCGGGTGGAGGAGAACACGCGACTCCACGTCGACTCCCTGACGGCGGACGCGTTCGCGACGGCGAAGGGCCTCTTTCGGCAACACGAACGGTTCTCGTTCGTCGACGCCTGTGTCGTCGCGTACATGCGACTGGAGGGACTCGGCTACCTCTACGCGTTCGACGACGACTTCGACGCCGCCGAGGACGTCTACCGCCTCGACGTCGCGACCGATCCGTATCAGCCGGAGTGA